The Elusimicrobia bacterium HGW-Elusimicrobia-1 genome contains a region encoding:
- the csaB gene encoding polysaccharide pyruvyl transferase CsaB: MENKMSKVLIAGYYGMGNLGDEIILSELVRRIRLEFENARAGGCDIKVLTGDPAVTSSPPDVSAVRRKSPAVVIAALSWCDILIIGGGGIFQDKTSSLSLYYYFGLILAAKLLGKKVSLCAVGVDRLKKFNTWLARRILVLADSVSVRDDESKCFMDSFRGDALRVADFVAALPDDFAAPLLKSAATASGAKRITLVPRRFQKSDVQFWARLADACARRFGARVKILPFHKIEDFKYATRIAGAMTMPCEVVVWESIAGAAAEIASSDVVISARLHGIILAASMGIPVCGISADRKSDLFLREIGQKNIYERIDDLDNSGEETIMAVVADTIRWSDDFKSKIAESSRRLRRLVEPAAAAALSPVWNFAAGTSDNYGASR; this comes from the coding sequence ATGGAAAACAAAATGAGCAAAGTGCTTATCGCCGGTTATTACGGCATGGGCAATCTCGGCGATGAAATAATTCTTTCCGAGCTGGTGCGCCGGATTCGTTTAGAGTTTGAAAACGCGCGCGCCGGCGGATGCGACATAAAAGTGCTGACCGGCGACCCCGCGGTCACTTCCTCGCCGCCGGATGTTTCTGCGGTACGCCGCAAATCGCCCGCGGTCGTGATTGCCGCGCTGTCGTGGTGCGATATTCTTATCATCGGCGGCGGCGGAATTTTCCAGGATAAAACTTCGAGTTTATCCCTGTATTATTATTTCGGCCTCATTTTGGCGGCCAAACTTCTGGGTAAGAAAGTTTCACTGTGCGCCGTCGGTGTGGACCGTCTCAAAAAATTCAATACATGGCTGGCCCGCCGCATTCTTGTCCTGGCGGATTCCGTTTCCGTAAGAGACGACGAATCGAAATGTTTTATGGACTCGTTCAGAGGCGATGCTCTCAGAGTTGCCGATTTTGTCGCCGCCCTTCCGGACGATTTTGCCGCGCCGCTTCTTAAATCCGCCGCCACCGCATCCGGCGCAAAGCGGATTACACTTGTTCCTCGCCGGTTTCAAAAGTCGGACGTGCAATTTTGGGCGCGGCTGGCGGATGCCTGCGCCCGGCGTTTCGGCGCGCGCGTCAAAATACTGCCGTTTCACAAAATTGAGGATTTTAAGTACGCAACCCGCATAGCCGGCGCCATGACTATGCCTTGCGAAGTCGTCGTATGGGAATCTATCGCCGGCGCGGCCGCCGAGATCGCCTCGTCGGATGTGGTTATAAGCGCCCGCCTGCACGGAATAATTTTGGCCGCGTCTATGGGTATACCCGTTTGCGGCATCTCGGCGGATAGAAAATCAGATCTGTTCCTGCGCGAAATAGGTCAAAAAAATATTTACGAGCGCATAGACGACCTCGATAATTCCGGCGAGGAAACTATAATGGCCGTGGTGGCGGACACAATCCGCTGGTCCGACGATTTTAAGAGCAAAATAGCCGAATCCTCCCGTCGGCTTCGACGGCTTGTGGAGCCGGCGGCGGCCGCGGCGCTTTCGCCGGTGTGGAATTTCGCGGCCGGTACGTCGGACAATTACGGAGCATCGCGATGA